The proteins below come from a single Maylandia zebra isolate NMK-2024a linkage group LG23, Mzebra_GT3a, whole genome shotgun sequence genomic window:
- the LOC101475103 gene encoding E3 ubiquitin-protein ligase TRIM39-like: MSAASCLLSEDRFLCSICLNVFTDPVSTPCGHNFCKSCICQHWDISERCQCPMCKKVFETRPELHINTFISDMVSQFRHEAQQKVSSSSSEQQAAKPGEVPCDICTGTKLKALKSCLVCLASFCQTHLEPHLTMKGLKRHQLIDPEENLEGRMCMKHDKPLELFCKTDQTCVCMLCSVIDHNTHEFVPLREEYEGKKAELGETEAETQQMIQKRRLKIQEIKESVKMSKDAADRKKAEGVQVFTALKESVDRSLNELIKEIEDKQETTEKQAEGFITDLEQEISELMKRSSEVEQLSRSKDHLHLLQSFSSVKAAPTTKDWTEVSIHPPSYEGTVVRVVGQLKETLDEEIEDLFDAELKRVQQYAVDVTLDPDTAHPKLILSDNGKQVHVDQEENDLPDNPKRFSEFPIVLGKQSFSSGRFYIEVQVKAKTFWMLGVVRESVNRKEEFTFEWTPKKGYWCVFKANENLCVALKDPPIRVSFQSYPEKLGVFVDYEEGLVSFHDVEDATRIYSFTGCSFTEKLYPLFCPGVNDDGKICPPLIICPVMGDGDN; encoded by the coding sequence ATGTCTGCTGCCAGCTGTCTTCTATCTGAAGATCGGTTTCTGTGCTCCATCTGTCTGAATGTCTTCACTGATCCAGTCTCCACACCATGTGGACACAACTTCTGCAAAAGCTGCATCTGTCAACACTGGGATATCAGTGAGAGGTGTCAGTGCCCCATGTGTAAAAAGGTGTTTGAGACCAGACCTGAGCTGCACATCAACACTTTTATCTCTGACATGGTTTCTCAGTTCAGACATGAAGCTCAGCAgaaagtcagcagcagcagctcagagcaACAAGCTGCCAAACCAGGAGAAGTTCCCTGTGACATCTGCACTGGAAccaaactgaaggctctgaagTCCTGCCTGGTGTGTCTGGCCTCCTTCTGCCAGACTCACCTGGAGCCTCACCTGACAATGAAAGGTCTGAAAAGACATCAGCTGATTGATCCTGAGGAGAACCTGGAAGGCAGGATGTGTATGAAGCATGATAAACCTCTGGAGCTGTTCTGTAAGACCGATCAGACATGTGTCTGCATGCTCTGCTCTGTTATAGACCACAATACTCATGAGTTTGTTCCTCTGAGAGAAGAATATGAAGGAAAGAAGGCAGAACTGGGGGAGACTGAGGCTGAAACTCAACAGATGATCCAGAAGAGACGACTGAAGATTCAGGAGATCAAAGAGTCAGTGAAGATGAGTAAagatgctgcagacagaaagaaagcagaAGGTGTTCAGGTCTTCACTGCTCTGAAGGAGTCTGTTGACAGAAGCCTGAACGAGCTCATAAAGGAGATTGAAgataaacaggaaacaacagAGAAACAGGCTGAAGGTTTCATCACAGATCTGGAACAGGAAATCTCTGAGCTGATGAAGAGAAGCTCTgaggtggagcagctctcaCGCTCTAAAgatcacctccacctcctccaaagCTTCTCATCCGTGAAAGCTGCTCCAACCACCAAGGACTGGACAGAGGTCAGTATCCATCCACCATCATATGAGGGGACTGTGGTGAGAGTTGTGGGTCAACTGAAGGAAACACTTGATGAAGAGATTGAAGACTTGTTTGATGCTGAGCTGAAGAGGGTCCAGCAGTATGCAGTGGATGTGACTCTTGATCCTGATACAGCACATCCTAAACTCATCCTGTCTGATAATGGAAAACAAGTACACGTTGATCAAGAGGAGAATGATCTTCCAGACAACCCAAAGAGATTTTCTGAATTTCCCATTGTTTTAGGAAAGCAGAGTTTCTCATCAGGCAGATTTTACATTGAGGTGCAAGTTAAAGCGAAAACCTTTTGGATGTTAGGAGTGGTCAGAGAGTCAGTCAACAGGAAGGAAGAATTCACATTTGAGTGGACTCCCAAGAAAGGTtactggtgtgtttttaaggcaaatgaaaatcTTTGTGTAGCTCTTAAGGACCCTCCAATCCGTGTTTCTTTTCAGTCTTATCCTGAGAAGCTGGGGGTGTTTGTGGATTATGAAGAGGGTCTGGTCTCATTTCATGATGTAGAGGATGCAACACGTATCTACTCCTTTACTGGCTGTTCCTTCACTGAGAAACTCTACCCATTGTTCTGTCCCGGTGTTAATGATGATGGTAAAATCTGTCCACCTCTGATCATCTGTCCTGTGATGGGTGATGGTGACAACTGA
- the LOC106675016 gene encoding E3 ubiquitin-protein ligase TRIM39-like: MSAASCLLSKDRFLCFICLNVFTDPVSTPCGHNFCKNCISQHWDISDRCQCPLCKKAFEVRPELHINTFISEMVSQFRHEAQQKVSSSSSEQQAAKPGEVPCDICTGTKLKALKSCLVCLASYCQTHLEPHLTASRLKRHQLIDPEENLESRMCMKHDKPLELFCKTDQTCVCMLCCVFDHNTHEFVPLREEYEGKKAELGETEAEIQQMIQKRRLKIQEIKESVKRSKDAADREKAEGVQVFTALRKTLRRCLKKFIKEIEDKQETTEKQAEGFITDLEQEISELMKRSSEVEQLSRSKDHLHLLQSFSSLKAAPTTKHWTEVSIHPPSYEGTVVRAVGRLKETLSKDMKKLFEAELKRVQQYAVDITLDPDTAHPYLILSDDGKQVHCGEEENDLPDNPERFSVERLVLGKQSFSSGRFYFEVQVKEKPDWVLGVVRESVNRKEVITPSPANGLWTVGAYENICGALEDPTVPLSLQRGSEKVGVFVDYEEGLVSFYDVDDVDVIYSFTGWSFTEKLYPLFCPKVNVDNDDENSCGKKIKPLIICPVNQSV; encoded by the coding sequence ATGTCTGCTGCCAGCTGTCTTCTATCGAAAGATCGGTTTCTGTGCTTCATCTGTCTGAATGTCTTCACTGATCCAGTCTCCACACCATGTGGACACAACTTCTGCAAAAACTGCATCAGTCAACACTGGGATATCAGTGACAGGTGTCAGTGTCCTTTGTGTAAAAAGGCATTTGAAGTCAGACCTGAGCTGCACATCAACACTTTCATCTCTGAGATGGTTTCTCAGTTCAGACATGAAGCTCAGCAgaaagtcagcagcagcagctcagagcaACAAGCTGCCAAACCAGGAGAAGTTCCCTGTGACATCTGCACTGGAACCAAACTGAAGGCCCTGAAGTCCTGCCTGGTGTGTCTGGCCTCCTACTGTCAGACTCACCTGGAGCCTCATCTGACAGCTTCACGGCTGAAAAGACATCAGCTGATTGATCCTGAGGAGAACCTGGAAAGCAGGATGTGTATGAAGCATGATAAACCTCTGGAGCTGTTCTGTAAGACCGATCAGACATGTGTCTGCatgctctgctgtgtttttgacCACAATACTCATGAGTTTGTTCCTCTGAGAGAAGAATATGAAGGAAAGAAGGCAGAACTGGGGGAGACTGAGGCTGAAATTCAACAGATGATCCAGAAGAGACGACTGAAGATTCAGGAGATCAAAGAGTCAGTGAAGAGGAGTAAAgatgctgcagacagagagaaagcagAAGGTGTTCAGGTCTTCACTGCTCTGAGGAAGACTCTCAGGAGATGTTTGAAAAAGTTCATAAAGGAGATTGAAgataaacaggaaacaacagAGAAACAGGCTGAAGGTTTCATCACAGATCTGGAACAGGAAATCTCTGAGCTGATGAAGAGAAGCTCTgaggtggagcagctctcaCGCTCTAAAgatcacctccacctcctccaaagCTTCTCATCCCTGAAAGCTGCTCCAACCACCAAGCACTGGACAGAGGTCAGTATCCATCCACCATCATATGAGGGGACTGTGGTGAGAGCTGTGGGTCGGCTGAAGGAGACTCTCAGTAAAGACATGAAGAAGCTGTTTGAGGCTGAGCTGAAGAGGGTCCAGCAGTATGCAGTGGATATCACTCTTGATCCTGATACAGCACATCCTTATCTCATCCTGTCTGATGATGGAAAACAAGTACACTGTGGTGAAGAGGAGAATGATCTTCCAGACAACCCAGAGAGATTTTCTGTGGAGCGTCTTGTTTTAGGAAAGCAGAGTTTCTCTTCAGGCAGATTTTACTTTGAGGTTCAGGTTAAAGAAAAGCCTGACTGGGTTTTAGGAGTGGTCAGAGAGTCAGTCAACAGGAAGGAAGTCATCACACCGAGTCCTGCGAATGGTCTCTGGACAGTAGGAGCATATGAAAACATTTGTGGAGCTCTTGAAGATCCCACAGTCCCACTCTCTCTTCAGCGTGGTTCTGAGAAGGTGGGGGTGTTTGTGGATTATGAGGAGGGTCTGGTCTCCTTTTATGATGTAGATGATGTAGATGTGATCTACTCCTTTACTGGCTGGTCCTTCACTGAGAAACTCTACCCATTGTTCTGTCCCAAAGTTAAtgttgataatgatgatgagaacAGTTGTGGTAAAAAAATTAAACCTCTGATCATCTGTCCTGTCAATCAGTCAGTCTGA
- the LOC101475402 gene encoding E3 ubiquitin-protein ligase TRIM21 isoform X1, with amino-acid sequence MTIHHRKRRHETEGNMSAACCLQSEDRFLCSICLDLFTDPVSTPCGHNFCKNCISQHWDISERCQCPVCKTVFEIRHELGEISELMKRSSEVEQLSLSKDHLHLIQSFSCLQVAPTSNDWTEVSIHPLSYELFEAELKRIQQYAVDMTLDPDTAHPKLILSDDGKQVHCGDRRKQHPDNPETFFKGVCVLAKQSLSSGRLYFEIQVKEKTKWFLGVVTESVNRKEDPNPSPANGYWTVILGKNSFIALDNLPVHLPLHRPEKVGVFVDYEEGLVSFYDVDHAALIYSFTGCSFTEKLYPFFCPGNNDDGNNSAPLIICPVNQPV; translated from the exons ATGACCATCCACCACCGGAAGAGGAGACATGAGACAGAAGGAA acaTGTCTGCTGCCTGCTGTCTTCAATCTGAAGATCGGTTTCTGTGCTCCATCTGTCTGGATCTCTTCACTGATCCAGTCTCCACACCATGTGGACACAACTTCTGCAAAAACTGCATCAGTCAACACTGGGATATCAGTGAGAGGTGTCAGTGTCCTGTGTGTAAAACGGTGTTTGAGATCAGACATGAGCTGGGGGAAATCTCTGAGCTGATGAAGAGAAGCTCTGAGGTAGAGCAGCTCTCACTCTCTAAAGATCACCTCCACCTCATTCAAAGCTTCTCATGCCTACAAGTTGCTCCAACCAGCAATGACTGGACAGAGGTCAGTATCCATCCACTATCATATGAGCTGTTTGAGGCTGAGCTGAAGAGGATCCAGCAGTATGCAGTGGATATGACTCTTGATCCTGATACAGCACATCCGAAACTCATCCTGTCTGATGATGGAAAACAAGTACACTGTGGTGATAGAAGGAAGCAACATCCAGACAACCCAGAGACATTTTTTAaaggtgtttgtgttttagcAAAGCAGAGTCTCTCTTCAGGCAGATTATACTTTGAAATTCAGGTTAAAGAAAAGACCAAATGGTTTTTAGGGGTGGTCACAGAGTCAGTCAACAGGAAGGAAGACCCCAATCCGAGTCCTGCGAATGGTTACTGGACAGTAATTTTAGGTAAAAATAGTTTTATAGCTCTTGACAACCTTCCAGTCCATCTTCCTCTTCACCGTCCTGAGAAGGTGGGAGTGTTTGTGGATTATGAGGAGGGTCTGGTCTCCTTTTATGACGTAGATCACGCAGCTCTTATCTACTCCTTTACTGGCTGCTCCTTTACCGAGAAACTCTACCCATTCTTCTGTCCCggtaataatgatgatggtAACAACTCTGCGCCGCTGATCATCTGTCCTGTCAATCAGCCAGTCTGA
- the LOC101475402 gene encoding E3 ubiquitin-protein ligase TRIM21 isoform X2 — MSAACCLQSEDRFLCSICLDLFTDPVSTPCGHNFCKNCISQHWDISERCQCPVCKTVFEIRHELGEISELMKRSSEVEQLSLSKDHLHLIQSFSCLQVAPTSNDWTEVSIHPLSYELFEAELKRIQQYAVDMTLDPDTAHPKLILSDDGKQVHCGDRRKQHPDNPETFFKGVCVLAKQSLSSGRLYFEIQVKEKTKWFLGVVTESVNRKEDPNPSPANGYWTVILGKNSFIALDNLPVHLPLHRPEKVGVFVDYEEGLVSFYDVDHAALIYSFTGCSFTEKLYPFFCPGNNDDGNNSAPLIICPVNQPV, encoded by the coding sequence aTGTCTGCTGCCTGCTGTCTTCAATCTGAAGATCGGTTTCTGTGCTCCATCTGTCTGGATCTCTTCACTGATCCAGTCTCCACACCATGTGGACACAACTTCTGCAAAAACTGCATCAGTCAACACTGGGATATCAGTGAGAGGTGTCAGTGTCCTGTGTGTAAAACGGTGTTTGAGATCAGACATGAGCTGGGGGAAATCTCTGAGCTGATGAAGAGAAGCTCTGAGGTAGAGCAGCTCTCACTCTCTAAAGATCACCTCCACCTCATTCAAAGCTTCTCATGCCTACAAGTTGCTCCAACCAGCAATGACTGGACAGAGGTCAGTATCCATCCACTATCATATGAGCTGTTTGAGGCTGAGCTGAAGAGGATCCAGCAGTATGCAGTGGATATGACTCTTGATCCTGATACAGCACATCCGAAACTCATCCTGTCTGATGATGGAAAACAAGTACACTGTGGTGATAGAAGGAAGCAACATCCAGACAACCCAGAGACATTTTTTAaaggtgtttgtgttttagcAAAGCAGAGTCTCTCTTCAGGCAGATTATACTTTGAAATTCAGGTTAAAGAAAAGACCAAATGGTTTTTAGGGGTGGTCACAGAGTCAGTCAACAGGAAGGAAGACCCCAATCCGAGTCCTGCGAATGGTTACTGGACAGTAATTTTAGGTAAAAATAGTTTTATAGCTCTTGACAACCTTCCAGTCCATCTTCCTCTTCACCGTCCTGAGAAGGTGGGAGTGTTTGTGGATTATGAGGAGGGTCTGGTCTCCTTTTATGACGTAGATCACGCAGCTCTTATCTACTCCTTTACTGGCTGCTCCTTTACCGAGAAACTCTACCCATTCTTCTGTCCCggtaataatgatgatggtAACAACTCTGCGCCGCTGATCATCTGTCCTGTCAATCAGCCAGTCTGA